Genomic DNA from Methanofollis sp. W23:
CATGACCCTTGGCAGACTCCTGGATGTCGAGGGGATCTCACGGTTCAGGACATTTCTCCCGGTGGTCCCGCTCCTCCTCTCACAATTTGTGGTGCTCCGTTCTCTGCAGGGGAGGTACTCCAGAGCGCTCCTCCTTGAGGTGAACAGGGCCGAGGTCCAGGGGATGAAAGCGCGCCTCCTTCCGGCGGCAGAGCGCCTGGCCGACCGGGCCGCAGAGGGAGAGGACGGCCCCGAGATTGCAGAAGAACTCACAGAGATCAGAAAGACCCTCGTCCAGTTAAGTGCCTATGGGCCTGAACGCCACCGTCTTGCCGGTCACTTCACGGTCTATACCATCGTCCCCAATATCGGGATCATCCTCAGTGGGAAGAGGAAGAGGGAGACGGAGGCGGAGAGTTGAGAGGGGCGTTCTTGATTCTGTGATCTGGTTTGGAAGTCATCCCCAAACTCTCCTGTCCTCCCTCTTCTCAGAAGAGAGCACTGAATGGGGTGGAGAGATCCTCCCTCTCTTCGTTGCCCAACGATGGCTTCATGCCTTCCAACTCCACCGTGCCGGGGGCGGCAAGCCCCCTGGGGGAGGATGGAGTTTAGAAATTCAGGTACGAAAAAATTCAGTTCAAGATGGTTTTCAACCACAGTGAGTTTTGAGATATGTTCTTGATGAAATTTTTTGTCGTTTGATCTCTCTATGAGGAGAGGAAAGGTGGTGTCCTCCCCCTCCCCTGGTGCGGGGTGGCGGTGACGATCCTGCGATTGGGAGCGGCCATTCTGACCGACGTGCCTTCCCATATCATCATGCCGGGGGCGCTGCCCCCGGGCCCCTGGGACCACGATGAAGCAGGGAAGGCAGAATAGATGAATGTGAGATGGGTGATGCTGTCCTTGACCAGTCGTGTCGCGGCACGCCCTCCTCTATAGAGATAGTGATTCAGAGGAATGAGTGGTCTTCTGATCACGTGCTTCCCGCCTCTTCGTGCCGAGGGTGCGCGCTCCCGCCCGGCACGATCGATCAGGGCAAGCGATGATGCATGGGTGCGCAACAAAAAGGTGAGAAACTCCCCCCTCATCTATTGCTCTCTTCTGAGATGGGAGGGCCGGAGAGTTTTGGGATGGTTTCATGGTCAGTCCTTGTGAAGACTCTCTGTGTCGCCGGCACGTGGGTGCAAGGAGGCGTTTGGGTCACACTCTCCTTGCAATAGGTGAGCCCTCTACAACCCCGATCTTCAAGCGTTCCTCTCCTCCCTCACAGCCTGACCAGGTGCGCCTCTTTTATCTCCGTTTCCAGGACGGCGAGGGTCGGCGTCCCGGTGAGATACCCGCAGATCTCGCCAGGGTTGATCATCAGCGTCCCCCCGTGCCGGCCGATGAGCGGGTGATGGGTGTGGCCCGAGACAAGGACGTCGAGGTCGCCGCGCTCTATGAGAGACGCGATCTGGCCGGTGTCATGACCGTGGACAAGCCCGATGCAGAGCCCTCCGGCCTTTGTTCTGGCATAATCGCCGCGCAGGTCGACCTTCCCCCCGTCAGACGCAGTTTTTCTGAGCGCCTCACGGTCACCGTCATTGTTCCCAAAGACCCCAATCACCGGTGCCTCCAGGCTCTCAAGCACTTTCAGGGCGAAGGGGGCAACATAGTCCCCGGCATGGAGGACCAGTCCGACCCCTTCCCTGTTCAACACCTCAACCGCCCGTTCCACCAGGGGAAGACAGTCATGGGTGTCTGCCATGATCCCGATGCGCATAGATCCCGATAGGGGCCGACCACCATAGGGCTTGCGACATGTGGGTGTATGCGGGCGCGCCCCTCCTCGCAGGACAAAAATCCTTAACTTGGGTTGATTTTGGTTAACATGCGCCTGTGGGCGTTCCTATTTCAGAAGGGCTATATATTGTCGGGCGCTGAACATATTTTATGGACAAAAGGATCCTGACCGCTTTTGTAGCAGCGATCGTCGTTCTGGCGGTTGCTCTCTGCGGATGCACCGGTAATGCCGCTGATGCTCCAACAAACGAGAATAAAACGTACATCGTGGGCATCGACGGCGACTATCCGCCCTACTCCTCGGTGACCCTTGAGGGGGAGCCCACCGGGTTTGACGTCGAGTCGATCCGGTGGATCGCCGACGAGATGGGCTTTGAAGTCGAGATCAAGCCTATGGCCTGGGACGGTATTATCCCCGCCCTCCAGCAGAACAAGATCGACATGGTCTACTCTGGCATGACCATCTCCCCTGAACGTCTTGAGAAGGTGAACTTCTCCAAGCCTTACTGGATCACCAACCAGGCTGTCGCTGTCCGCGAGGGCTCTGACTTCACCATTGATGACGTCAAGGAGGGCAAGGTCGTGCTCGGTGTCCAGCGCGGCTGCACCGCCCACACCTGGATCGACCAGCACCTGGTCGAGACCGGGAAGATCTCTGAAGACGACCGTCAACTTTATAAAAACGTTCAACTCGCCCTGAACGACCTCCTGAACAAGCGGGTCGACGCCGTGATGTACGACGTCCCGGTCATCAAGGAGTCCATCCAGGACAAACCCCTCGTGATGCTCGGTGAGATCCAGACCGATGAAGAGTACGGCGTGGCTGTCCGCAAGGACGACAACGAACTGCGTGCCATCATCAACGAAGGCCTGGACAAACTGATGGAATCCCCGAAGTGGGAAGAACTGAAGCAGAAATACGAGATGGAGTAGGCGCGGTCTTGTGCGTCTTTATCTCCTCTACATTTTTCAATGATGGGGCTCAACTCATATCACGCGTGAATAGAGCCCCCATGTTCAGGACAGGACAGGGTCCCCTGCAGTGTGGTGAGTTCAGGTGACCGGTGTCCTCGAGGTGATCTCCCAGTCGCTCCCCTATCTTGCAGAAGGCGTAGTGATCACGCTCGTCCTTGTCCTTGCCGCCCTTGGCCTTGGGCTCCTGATGGGGCTTCCGATGGCAGTCGCCCATGTTTACGGGACAAGGGCGGTCAAAGGGATCATATCGGTCTATGTCTGGTTCTTCAGGGCCCTCCCAAACCTGGTGCTCCTGTTCCTCTTCTTCTTCGGGGTCTTCCCGTTGCTGGGACTTGGCGACGTCTCGCCCTTTCTCGTGGCCATCATCGTGCTCGGACTGAGGTCTGGGGCCTACCAGTCGCAGATTTTCAGGGGCGCGATCCAGTCGCTTGGGGAGGGGCAGATGACCGCCGCGAGGTCGCTTGGGATGAGCAGGGGGCAGGCGATCAAGAGCATCATCCTCCCGCAGGCGGCGAGGATCGCCCTGCCAGGATGGACGAACGAGTACCCGATCCTCCTCACCGACTCGGCGGTCTGCTATGCGATCGGGGTGATGGAGATCCTGTTTCGGGCCGACCAGATCGTCTCGGTGACCTATGAACCGATGACCGTCTATGTGGGGGCGGCGGTGGTGTACATCCTCCTCAACTATGGCGGGATGTGGATCTTTGGCCGGGTCGAGAAGAAGATCAGCATACCTGGATTTGGGAAAGGAGCATAAGATATGGGTTCAGAGGATTGCATCCTCCGTGTTGAGGATATCCATAAACAATATGGTGATCGCGAGGTGCTCCGCGGGGTCACCTTCGAGGTAAAGAAGGGTGAGACAAAGGTGTTCATCGGTCCTTCGGGGACCGGGAAGAGCACGCTGTTGCGGTGCATCAACCAGTTGACCGAGCCTGACTCTGGTCGTGTGTTCCTGCAGGGGGAGGAGGTGACGCATTCTGGGAACCGTATCAATTATTTCCGGCAGAAGATCGGGATGGTGTTCCAGAACTTCTACCTCTTCGACCACCTTACGGCGCTGCGGAACGTGGAGATCGCCCTCCTGAAGGTGAAGAAGATGGACCCTGCGGCGGCACGCGAGAAGGCGCTCGCCGAACTGCGTCGGGTCGGGATGGAGGACTGGGCCGAGAACTATCCTGCCGAACTCTCAGGTGGTCAGGCGCAGCGTGTCTCGATCGCGCGCGCCCTTGCGATGGACCCCGACGTGATCCTCTTTGACGAACCGACCTCTGCCCTCGACCCTGAACTGACCCGCGAGGTGCTCGAGGTGATGAAGACGCTTGCTCGGCAGGGGATGACGATGCTCGTGGTGACGCACGAGATGAGTTTTGCCAGATCGGTGGCAAACGAGATCATCTTCATGGAGCACGGAAAGGTCCAGGAGCATGGCGCCCCTGCCGACCTCATGACAGGTCCTGCATTTACCCGCACACGCGAGTTCATAGGAACATTCAGTGAATCATTGACTGATTAGGATGACAGAAGCAGATTTTTTCCTTGAGATCCTCCTCCCCGCTCTCCTGAGCGGAGCGGTCATCTCTCTGCAACTGATCCTTCTCTCGGCCCCCTTCGGGTTCCTGCTCGGTACCGGCATCGCCGTCGGCCGGACCTATGGGGGGAGGCTGCTCTCGTTCCTCTGCAAACTCTATGTCATCTTCTTCAAGGGGACGCCGCTCCTCCTCCTCCTCTTCATCCTCTACTTCGGTCTGCCCTCGGTCGGGATCGTCTTCGAGCCCTTTGTCGCGGCAGTGATAGGGTTCATCCTCTGTAATGGTGCCTACAATTCCGAGTACATCAGGGGTGCGCTCCTCTCGGTAAAGGAGGGGCAGATCACCGCAGCCCAGGCCCTCGGGATGACCAGGTTCCAGGCGATCAAAAATATCATCCTCCCCCAGGCGCTCCGCAGGGCCATCCCTGGCGTTTCAAACGAGTTCATCTATCTCATCAAATACTCGTCCCTGGCTTACCTGATCACGGTCCCAGAACTGACCGGCGCGGGTGCCGATATCGCTTCCAAATATTTTGCATACTTCGAGGCCTTTGCCATGGTCGGGGTCTTCTATCTGGTCATGGTCACGGTGGCCACCCTCGCCGTCAACTGGCTGGAGAAGCGGACCGCCGTCCCGGGCATGGTCAGGTCATGAGCGCATCTGGCGCTCTCTCCTTGTTTTAGGCGGGAACCGGGATCTATATTGCTGATATTATATTGCAAATGCCGACGGGATATGCACTGTAAATCAGGATTCATCTCTTCATCTATGAGAATTTAGAGAAAATATAGAACCAAATCATTAATCAAACCTCTTTGAAAACGTTTTTTCAGTACTATGGCAGAAAATCAGCGTTGGAGTTCTCGAAAAATGTTCATTCTCGCCGTTGTCAGTTCGGCGATAGGTCTGGGAAACCTCTGGCGTTTCCCATACGTCGCATATGAGAACGGCGGCGGCGCGTTCCTTATCCCCTACCTGATTGCAATGTTCACTGTCGGGATCCCCCTCCTCATCCTTGAGACAGGGGTGGGATACAAGACCCAGGCAGGCCCGCCGATGGCATTCAAGCGTCTGCTGGGCAAGTGGTACAGTGTGATCGGATGGGCTGCGGTCCTGGTCGCCTTTCTCATCGTCACCTATTACTCGGTGATTGTGGCGTGGAGTTTCGACTATCTTGGCTTTTCATTTAACCTGGCCTGGGGCAGCGACCCGGCTACGTTCTTCTACGAAGATTTTCTCCAGGTCTCTGATGGGTTCTTCTCCATCGGCGGCCTGAACCTGGTGGTCCTTGCCGGTGCGGTCCTTGCCTGGATCTGGATCTATCTCTCCATCTTCAAGGGCGTCAGGTCGGTCGAGAAGATGGCCTGGATCACGGTTGTCGTCCCCTGGCTGCTGATCATTCTCTTCGTGTTCAGGGGGATCACCCTGCCTGGCGCGATGGACGGGCTCTCCTACTACCTGACCCCGCAGTTCGAGGCTCTTCTTGATCCAGGCGTCTGGATCGCCGCCTATGGCCAGGTATTCTACTCGATGTCAATCGGGATGGCGATCATCATCGCATACTCCCGATTCCTCGGCGAGAAGTCCGACGTGGTGAAGAGCACCGTGCTCATCGCGATCGCCGACTGTTTCACCTCGATCTTTGCAGGTATTGCAGTCTTCTCCACGCTTGGGTATCTTGCCTTCACGCATGGCGTCCCGGTGACTGAGGTGGTCAGGAGCGGGATCGAACTGGCGTTCGTGACCTATCCCGCCGTCATCAGTGCGCTCCCGTTCCTCCCTGAGCTCTTCGGCATCCTCTTCTTTGCGATGCTCATCACCCTTGGGGTCGGGTCGTCCTTCTCTCTGGTGCAGGCGGTGAGCGCCAGTCTCTCTGATTATGTCAAGACCGAACGCTGGTGTCTCAATGCAGTCATCTGCGCCGCAGCCTTTGCGGTGAGCCTGATCTATATGACCGATGCCGGTATCCTCTGGCTCGATATCGTCGACAATTATGTCAACCAGTTCCTGATCCTTCTGGTCGGGTTTGCCGAGGCCCTTGCCATCGGGTATGTCTATGGCGCTCCCAAACTGCGTGAGTTTGTCAACCAGTTCTCTGACTGGAAGGCCGGGCGCTGGTGGGACGCCTGTATCTGGGTCGTCGTCCCGCTCTTCCTTGGGTCGGCCCTGCTCTTCAATATCGTCACCGACCTTTCTGATCCTTATGGTGACTATCCGCTTGCGGCCACCCTTGTTGGATGGGCTGAGGTCATCCTCCTCCCGGTTTTTGCGATGGCTCTCACCTATATCTATCGGAACCATAAGGGCGTGGATGTCGAGGAAAAGGCCTCAGAATAATTTCTTTTTTTTATTGGCTCTGTAGGATCCGGCATGAGCCCCTGGCTCAGGCATACGCGTGAAAATTGTTGGAGTTCTTTAAGAGTGAGTGACCCCTTGCTCCCTCGGTATACCAGGACACCACGCGGGACGATCATCGAATGCCCAGCCCACCTGGTTATCTTCGTCTGGAGGTCGGGGGGCATTCGCTCCCCGTCGAAGAGAATCATCAAGAAAATTTCTATCTCTGAGTGGGTTGGCCGCGATGCGATCGGTCAAAGACGGCAGCGCTCCCAGCCAAAAGGGTAGGAGGGTGAGTGCATCATACGCATACTAAGGATTGGTGAGGGTTTCCTACAGGACTGATCTTTCAAATTCCGGCTCTGTAGAAATCCTCTTGGTGAATCTCTCTGGCGGGGGGCTTGCCGCCCCCCGAAACCCCCCCGCCACACGATATGTCGAGGTCGGCAGCACTCTCGTCAGAGTTGCCCATGATGCCTTCCCGCCCCTATCTCCCTTCTGGGGGTCGGGGGGCAGCGCCCCCGGCGAGAAGATGGAGGACGGTGGTTGAATCGCGCTCGCACCGAGAATTGGTGAGGCTTTCTACAGGGCCGCTCCAGGAGAATTCTCCAGGATTTTTTGCCCTGCTCTCCGAGCCTGAGAGTCTTCCTCTCTCATCTCAGGTGCGTTTTCCATCGTTCACGAATGATGAGGAATGGCGTGGGGCAGCAGGGTCGGTCTGGTGCGATCGTATCAGTTCATGGGGTAAAATAGAAGGTATTTCGGGCCTCTCCTCTATTCGTCCAGGCCCTTGCTAATTCATAAAAGATATATCACGGCCGACCCTATTTTTTTATGAATGAATATGAAGTTGGGTGGTGGTCTGCTGGTCCTTATACTTGCCTGTACAGTCTGCTTTGCAGGGTGTACGGGTGGTGCGACGCCAGCGGACCAGGACCAGGGATCCGACGGTGCCGACGATGTCCCTACATACATTGTTGGTGTCGATGCGGCGTATCCTCCATATGCCTCCATGGAGAAAGACGGCACGATCACTGGACTTGACGTCGAGTCAATCCAGTGGATCGCCGAGAAGAAAGGCTTCAAGGTCGAGATCAAAGGGATGGAATGGGACGGGATCATCCCCGCACTTCAGCAGGGCAAGATCGATATGGTCTACTCTGGCATGACCATCACGCCTGAGCGTCTTGCGATGGTAAACTTCTCCAAGCCGTACCTGACGATCAACCAGTCCTTCGCCGTCCATGACGACTCCGGGATCACGATGGAGGATATCATGGCTGGCAAGGTCGTGATCGGTGCCCAGCGCGGGACCACCGGTGCCTACTGGGTGGAACAGAACCTCATCGCAAATGGCACGATGTCCAAGGACGACCTGAAATACTTTGACAGTTTCCCGATTGCCATCACCGCTCTGAACAACAGGCAGGTCGATGCGACGGTCTACGATAAGCCCCCGCACCTCGACGCGATCCAGGGTCAGCCCCTCCATATCGTGGGTGAGATCTACACCGGCGAGAACTATGGCGTGGCGATCAGGAAGGACGACCCCGAACTCCTCCAGACCGTCAACGAGGGCCTGGACGAGTTGATGGCCTCTCCAAAGTGGGAAGAACTTCTCAAGAAATACGAGATGCTCTGAGCCATCTCTTTGTTCTGGTTGCGATGCAACCGATAGGGTGAGGGGTTAAACCCCAAACCTTTTGTGAAATGCCGGATAACCATGAGATACTGTATTCCTGGTGAACACATAGAACATGGCCGCTCCTTTGTGTGGCTATAGGGACTGAACATGGATGTTGTAACTATCCTGGTGGAATGGTTCCCATATCTTGTCCTGGGGATCATTCAGACCCTTGCTCTGGTGCTCGCGTCCCTTGGTCTGGGGCTGCTTTTCGGCCTGCCGATGGCACTCGGCCAGATCTATGGGAACCGTGTGCTCCAGAGTATAATTTCGGTATATGTCTGGTTCTTCAGAGGCATGCCTGTCCTGGTACTCCTGTTCCTCTTCTTCTTTGGCATATTCCCCTCTCTGAACCTTGATGTCGCACCGTTTTACGTGGCCGTCGTTGTCCTGGGGTTGAGGGGAGCGGCGTACCAGTCCCAGATCTTTAGGGGCGCGATCCTCTCGATCAGCGAGGGGCAGATGACCGCCGCGAGGTCGCTCGGGATGACGCGGATGCAGGCGATCAGGAGCATCATCCTCCCGCAGGCGGCGCGGATCGCCCTGCCTGGATGGTCAAACGAGTACCCGACGGTGCTGACCGATACGTCGGTATGTTATGCGATCGGGGTGGCTGAGATCCTGACACGGACGACGCAGATTGTGGCCCAGACCTACATCGCGATGCCGCTTTATCTGGCGGCAGCCGGGATCTATCTCGTCCTCAACTATGCGGGGATGAAAGGACTGCATATGCTGGAGAAGAAGACCAGTATTCCAGGGTTTGGACAAGGAGGTGTCTAGAGATATGGGTTCAGAGGACTGCATCCTCCGTGTTGAGGATATCCATAAACAATATGGTGATCGCGAGGTGCTCCGCGGGGTCACCTTCGAGGTAAAGAAGGGTGAGACAAAGGTGTTCATCGGTCCTTCGGGGACCGGGAAGAGCACGTTGCTGCGGTGCATCAACCAGTTGACCGAGCCCGACGCTGGTCGTGTGTTCCTGCAGGGGGAGGAGGTGACGCATTCTGGGAACCGTATCAATTATTTCCGGCAGAAGATCGGGATGGTATTCCAGAACTTCTACCTCTTCGACCACCTTACGGCGCTGCGGAACGTGGAGATCGCCCTCCTGAAGGTGAAGAAGATGGACCCTGCGGCGGCACGCGAGAAGGCGCTCGCCGAACTGCGTCGGGTCGGGATGGAGGACTGGGCCGAGAACTATCCTGCCGAACTCTCAGGTGGTCAGGCGCAGCGTGTCTCGATCGCGCGCGCCCTTGCGATGGACCCCGACGTGATCCTCTTTGACGAACCGACCTCTGCCCTCGACCCTGAACTGACCCGCGAGGTGCTCGAGGTGATGAAGACGCTTGCTCGGCAGGGGATGACGATGCTTGTGGTGACGCACGAGATGAGTTTTGCCAGGTCGGTGGCAAACGAGATCATCTTCATGGAGCATGGGAAGGTCCAGGAGCATGGTGCTCCTGCCGACCTCATGACAGGTCCTGCATTTACCCGCACACGCGAGTTCATAGGAACATTCCAGGACTTTGACGAGCAGTGACGTGGCGAGACAATGGATGATATAGTATTCCTGACGACGGTTCTTCTCCCTGCCCTCTGGGACGGGGTGCTGGTCACCCTCCTTCTCATCGCAGTGGCAGCTCCCTTCGGATTCCTCCTCGGGATCAGTCTTGCGGTCGGCAGGACCTATGGGACCCGTCTCATCTCGTTCCCATGCAAGGCCTTTGTCATCTTTGTCAAGGGGATCCCACTTCTCCTCCTCCTCTTCATCCTCTACTTTGGCCTGCCCTCGGTCGGGATCAGGTTCCCGTCGGCAGAGTGGGCGGCGATCATCGGGTTTATCTTCTGTAATGGAGCGTATAGTTCGGAATATATCAGGGGTGCGCTCCTCTCGGTGAAGGAGGGGCAGATGATCGCGGCCCAGGCACTCGGGATGACGCGCGTCCAGGCGGTCAAAAATATCGTCCTCCCCCAGGCGCTCCGCAGGGCCATCCCAGGGCTGACCAACGAGTTCATTTATCTCATCAAATACTCGTCTCTGGCCTACATGATCACGGTCATTGAACTGACCGGTGCGGGCAAACTGGTGGCGACAAAGTATTTCACCTTCAACGAGACCTTCATCGTGGTCGGGATCGTTTATCTCTTCCTGGTCACGGTTACGACCCTGGTCGCAAACCGGCTTGAGAAGAAATACGCCGTCCCTGTGTGAGGGACTCAATCTTTTTTCCATTTTTTTCGGCTTTGGAGAAATTGTCTAGATGAATCTCTCTGGCGGGGGGCAGGCCGTTCTTCAAACACCCTGCCACACGATAGATCGAGGACGGCAGTACTCTCTTCATGGTCATCTATTCTGCCTTCCCGACCCCCTCGTCATCCTGTGGGGCTCTGGGGGTAACACCCCCGGCGTGTGTGCTTGTGAGAAGGCAGTTGATACATGCACATACCAGGAGGAGGTGGAGGTTTCAACAGGGCCGAAAATGCGTGAAGAAATCGTAGGGAACGACATCATCCTCTTCATGATCCTGTCCCTATCTTCATCTCGGAGGCCGTGAGCACCCCCCTGGCGTATGTGCTGTGGGGAGGGACATCGATCATCTGTGCTGCGGCCACAGAAAAACGAAGAATTTGGCCCTGTAGAAATCCTCTTGATGACTATCTCTGGCGGGGTGCTGGCCGCCCCCCGCACCCCCCGCGTCAAGATAGGTCGAGGATGGCAACACTCTCGTCACAATTTCCCATAATATCTTCCCGCCCCTATCTTCCTCCTAGGGGTCCGGGGGCAGCGCCCCCGGCGCGAGGCTATGGGAAGGCGGATGACACACATTTTCCACACGAGAAGTGAGGGTTTCTACAGAGCTAAGAATTTTTCTCTCTCGCGCTGGGGGTTGCACCCCCGAGACCCCCTACGACGAGGATGGGGGTGGGGCGGCGACGAAGTGGTGATCTTGCTTGCTGCCCCCGCGTGAAGCGCGTGATCAGCGGCGTCCGGGTCCGACATTTGAGGGATGACACGACACTAGTGGTGCATCAAGAACGAATAGTCGGCACCATGATGCAATTGAACAGGATCTCTCTTTCTTCGTGTGAAGAAATCGTAGGGAACGACACCCTCCTCTTCATGATCCCTCCTCTGCCTTTCCGGCCCAATCGCAATCCTGGAGGTCTGGGGGCGCCGCGCCCCCTGGGCATATGGGGGGGGAAGGTGTGATGATCAGGTGTGCCACCCTCATTGCAGAGTTTTTCCTGTCATCTCGCACGGGTGGGAACCCCCCAGGCCCCCCTGGAATGAAGAGAGGCGGGGGGCGGTGATGGCTTGTGTCCCTGTCCGTTGTCTCGTCTTGAGGAGCGTGATCAAAGGTCTCGAAAGGTCCGACATTTGAGGGATGACTCACCACCGGTAGAAATCTTTGAGGTGATTCTCTCCGGCAGGAGGCATGCTGCCACACGAGAGGTTGGGGACGGTAACACCTTCGTCATGGTCGTCCATGTTGCCTTCCTGCTCCAATCTTTGTCCTGGGGATCTGATGGCTCGGAGCATGAACGATCTTGAGAGAATTTTCAATTTTCTGCTCTGTAGAAACTCTCTGAATGTCTCTCTCTGGTGGAGGGCGTGCCCCCCCCGGCGGGGATCATGAGGGAAGGTGGGAAAATCACGTTTGCACCCATATGGGGTGAGGGGTTCTACAAAGCCCAATTTTCAAGGGGATGGGCCAGGCACGAGGCGGTGGGAGGGCGATTCAGTCATGCTTGCGCCGGGGAGCAACTCGAGGTTCAGAGATATTCTCGACTCACCTGGATCATCGAACGAACCTTCTCGCCATTATATTCAGAAGTGACCCTTCAGGTCATCCTGCCGCCAGCCTCACCAGACCCCCCTTCAGAGGTAGGTTTATCCCCCGCGGTCACCTATGCCCCCGAGATGGGGGGGACAGGACCGGGATGATTGTAGGACAATTCTGCCTGAGAGGTTGGTTGAATGGCTGAGGAGGAGAGCGCAGCACGGGAACTGGACTGCGTCGGCCTCTTCTGCCCGGAACCGATTGCACGGACAAAAGAAGAGATCGAGAAGGTCGCCGTCGGCGAGGTGTTGAAGGTCGAGGCCGACGACCCGGCGGCAGAGGAGGACATCACCCGCTGGGCAAAGCGGACCGGGCACGAGATCGTCGGGTTTGGGAAGGCCGGGGGGATCCTGACCTTCTATATCAGGAGAACGGTGTGAGGTGATAATGTGGCAAAGATCGTGTATGTCCAGACGAGCGGGCCTGATACGCCTGAACGGCTGTACGCCCCGTTCATCCTCGGGGCGACGGCGGTGAGCATGGGGGTCGAGGCGGCGATCTTCTTTATGATCAAGGGGGTGATGGTCGTCAAGCAGGGCGAGGCTGAGAAGGTGAGGGTCGGGGCCTTCCCGCCCCTTGCAGAAGCGATGCAGCAGGCGCTCGATGCCGGCGTGAAGGTCTATATCTGCGAGCAGAGCACGCAGTTGCTCGGGATCCCGCGGGGCGAATTCATCCCTGAGGGAGTGATCGCCGGTGGGGCGACGCTCAATGACCTCGCCCTTGAGGCCGATGCGGTCCTGACCTTCTGAGGGGGGGCGCAAATGGTCTATCTCGACCATGCATCGGCGATGCCGGTCGACCCGCGTGTCCTTGCCTTTGCCAGGCGGTACCTGGAAGAGGAGTTCGGCAACCCCTCCTCATTATATGACCGTGGGCTCTCGACGCGGCGTGCGGTGGAGGCGGCGAGAGGAGAGGTCGCGGCCCTGGTCAATGCCGGCGACCCGCGGAGCATCGTCTTCACCGGGAGTGCGACCGAGTCGAACAACCTGGCGATCAGGGGGACAGTGCTGCGAAACCGGCGGAAGGGCAAGAAAGTTCTTGTCAGTGCGATCGAGCATATCTCGGTGATGAACCCGGCCAAAGATCTCCAGAAACAGGGGTTTGAACTGGAGTTCATCCCGGTGGACGAATATGGCGCCGTCGACCTGGCCGCCCTTGAGGGCTTGCTCACGCCAGAGACCATTCTTGTCTCGGTGAATTATGCGAACGACGAGATCGGGACGCTCGAACCGATACGCGAGGTGAGCAGGGTGGTGCATGAGGCGGGAGCGTACCTCCATGTGAATGCCACCGCCGCGGCCGGCCGGATCCCGATCGATCTCCAGGAGGACGGGACCGATCTCCTGACCCTCTCTGGAAACGATCTCGGGGGGCCGCGGGGTGCGGCGGCGCTCTACATCAGGCCTGGGGTGAAGGTGCAGTCGATGATGCCTGGCGGCGGGCAGGAGCGAGGGCTGCGTTCTGGGACCGAGAACGTCTTTGCCATCGCCGGGATGGGCGAGGCGGCGCGGCTTGCTTCAAGGGAGATGGCCGATGAGATGGGGCGTGAGCAGGCGATCCGCGACCGCCTGATCAGGGAGGTCCTGGAGGTCGAGGAAGCGGCGCTCACCGGGCACCCGA
This window encodes:
- a CDS encoding amino acid ABC transporter ATP-binding protein encodes the protein MGSEDCILRVEDIHKQYGDREVLRGVTFEVKKGETKVFIGPSGTGKSTLLRCINQLTEPDAGRVFLQGEEVTHSGNRINYFRQKIGMVFQNFYLFDHLTALRNVEIALLKVKKMDPAAAREKALAELRRVGMEDWAENYPAELSGGQAQRVSIARALAMDPDVILFDEPTSALDPELTREVLEVMKTLARQGMTMLVVTHEMSFARSVANEIIFMEHGKVQEHGAPADLMTGPAFTRTREFIGTFQDFDEQ
- a CDS encoding amino acid ABC transporter permease, with protein sequence MDDIVFLTTVLLPALWDGVLVTLLLIAVAAPFGFLLGISLAVGRTYGTRLISFPCKAFVIFVKGIPLLLLLFILYFGLPSVGIRFPSAEWAAIIGFIFCNGAYSSEYIRGALLSVKEGQMIAAQALGMTRVQAVKNIVLPQALRRAIPGLTNEFIYLIKYSSLAYMITVIELTGAGKLVATKYFTFNETFIVVGIVYLFLVTVTTLVANRLEKKYAVPV
- a CDS encoding amino acid ABC transporter permease codes for the protein MDVVTILVEWFPYLVLGIIQTLALVLASLGLGLLFGLPMALGQIYGNRVLQSIISVYVWFFRGMPVLVLLFLFFFGIFPSLNLDVAPFYVAVVVLGLRGAAYQSQIFRGAILSISEGQMTAARSLGMTRMQAIRSIILPQAARIALPGWSNEYPTVLTDTSVCYAIGVAEILTRTTQIVAQTYIAMPLYLAAAGIYLVLNYAGMKGLHMLEKKTSIPGFGQGGV
- a CDS encoding sulfurtransferase TusA family protein yields the protein MAEEESAARELDCVGLFCPEPIARTKEEIEKVAVGEVLKVEADDPAAEEDITRWAKRTGHEIVGFGKAGGILTFYIRRTV
- a CDS encoding DsrE family protein, whose product is MAKIVYVQTSGPDTPERLYAPFILGATAVSMGVEAAIFFMIKGVMVVKQGEAEKVRVGAFPPLAEAMQQALDAGVKVYICEQSTQLLGIPRGEFIPEGVIAGGATLNDLALEADAVLTF
- a CDS encoding cysteine desulfurase family protein; translation: MVYLDHASAMPVDPRVLAFARRYLEEEFGNPSSLYDRGLSTRRAVEAARGEVAALVNAGDPRSIVFTGSATESNNLAIRGTVLRNRRKGKKVLVSAIEHISVMNPAKDLQKQGFELEFIPVDEYGAVDLAALEGLLTPETILVSVNYANDEIGTLEPIREVSRVVHEAGAYLHVNATAAAGRIPIDLQEDGTDLLTLSGNDLGGPRGAAALYIRPGVKVQSMMPGGGQERGLRSGTENVFAIAGMGEAARLASREMADEMGREQAIRDRLIREVLEVEEAALTGHPTERLPHHASFRFSRIEGESILLNLDTFFDIQVATGSACSSRTLEPSHVLLAIGLTHEQAHGSVVMTLGRSNTVADVRYVADAMRETVGRLRGISPL